A portion of the Streptomyces sp. NBC_00376 genome contains these proteins:
- the pstS gene encoding phosphate ABC transporter substrate-binding protein PstS: MKLQRKNLLRATALGALAVSGALVLTACGSDDNSGTTGGNGGKTSAASNIKCDDAKGQLPASGSSAQKNAMDLWAKNYMAGCSGVEINYKSSSSGEGIVAFNQGTVGFAGSDSALKPEEVAESKKICKGGQGINLPMVGGPIAIGFHLEGVDSLTLDAPTLAKIFDGKIKKWNDEAIAKLNTGAKLPDKPIQAFHRSEDSGTTQNLGKYLGAAAPSDWKYEAEKKWPAPGGQAASGSSGVAAQVKQVDGSIGYFELSYATSQSISTVDIDTGGSAPVKATSENASKAIAAAKIKGTGKDLALDLDYTTKAEGAYPIVLVTYEIVCDKGNKPETLSTVKSFLNYTAGDEGQKLLTEAGYAPIPAEINSKVRETIASLS, encoded by the coding sequence GTGAAGCTTCAGCGCAAGAACCTGCTTCGTGCCACCGCGCTCGGTGCCCTCGCCGTCTCCGGCGCCCTGGTCCTCACGGCGTGCGGTTCGGACGACAACAGCGGCACGACCGGCGGCAACGGCGGGAAGACGAGCGCCGCGTCGAACATCAAGTGCGACGACGCCAAGGGCCAGCTGCCCGCCTCCGGCTCCAGCGCGCAGAAGAACGCCATGGACCTCTGGGCCAAGAACTACATGGCCGGCTGCTCCGGCGTCGAGATCAACTACAAGTCCTCCTCCTCCGGCGAGGGCATCGTCGCCTTCAACCAGGGCACCGTCGGCTTCGCCGGTTCCGACTCGGCGCTGAAGCCCGAAGAGGTCGCCGAATCGAAGAAGATCTGCAAGGGCGGCCAGGGCATCAACCTCCCGATGGTCGGCGGCCCGATCGCCATCGGCTTCCACCTGGAGGGTGTCGACAGCCTCACGCTGGACGCCCCCACCCTCGCCAAGATCTTCGACGGCAAGATCAAGAAGTGGAACGACGAGGCGATCGCCAAGCTCAACACCGGCGCGAAGCTCCCGGACAAGCCGATCCAGGCCTTCCACCGCTCCGAGGACTCCGGCACCACGCAGAACCTCGGCAAGTACCTCGGCGCGGCCGCCCCGAGCGACTGGAAGTACGAGGCCGAGAAGAAGTGGCCGGCCCCCGGTGGCCAGGCCGCGTCCGGCTCCTCCGGCGTCGCCGCCCAGGTGAAGCAGGTCGACGGCTCGATCGGCTACTTCGAGCTCAGCTACGCCACCTCGCAGTCGATCTCCACCGTGGACATCGACACCGGTGGCTCCGCCCCGGTCAAGGCCACCTCGGAGAACGCCTCCAAGGCCATCGCCGCCGCCAAGATCAAGGGCACCGGCAAGGACCTGGCGCTGGACCTCGACTACACCACCAAGGCCGAGGGCGCCTACCCGATCGTCCTGGTGACGTACGAGATCGTCTGCGACAAGGGCAACAAGCCCGAGACCCTCTCCACGGTCAAGTCCTTCCTCAACTACACCGCCGGTGACGAGGGCCAGAAGCTCCTCACCGAGGCCGGCTACGCGCCGATCCCGGCCGAGATCAACAGCAAGGTCCGCGAGACCATCGCCTCCCTCTCGTAA
- the pstC gene encoding phosphate ABC transporter permease subunit PstC, which yields MASTTPTETPPAPPVVRKRAGSGRIGDKVFLGLSRGSGILLLVIMASIAVFLTYRASIAVSKDEGNFFTTFDWNPAGDPPVFGIAVLLFGTVVSSIIAMAIAVPVAVGIALFISHYAPRKLAAPLAYVVDLLAAVPSIVYGIWGALVLVPYLEGLNLWLDQFFGWTYIFEKTEVGVARSLFTVGILLAIMILPIVTSVSREVFLQVPKMNEEAALALGATRWEVIRLSVLPFGRSGVISASMLGLGRALGETMAVATVLSPSFIISGHLLNPGGGTFAQNIAAKFDEADEFGRDALIASGLVLFVLTLLVNGAARLIIARRKEYSGANA from the coding sequence ATGGCTTCCACCACACCGACAGAAACCCCGCCGGCGCCGCCGGTGGTGCGCAAGCGCGCCGGCTCCGGCCGCATCGGCGACAAGGTCTTCCTGGGCCTCTCCAGGGGATCGGGCATTCTGCTGCTCGTGATCATGGCGTCGATCGCCGTGTTCCTGACCTACCGCGCCTCGATCGCCGTCTCCAAGGACGAAGGCAACTTCTTCACCACCTTCGACTGGAACCCGGCCGGCGACCCGCCGGTGTTCGGCATCGCGGTCCTCCTCTTCGGCACGGTCGTCAGCTCGATCATCGCGATGGCCATCGCCGTCCCGGTCGCTGTCGGCATCGCCCTGTTCATCTCGCACTACGCGCCGCGCAAGCTGGCCGCGCCCCTCGCGTACGTCGTCGACCTGCTCGCCGCAGTGCCGAGCATCGTGTACGGCATCTGGGGCGCCCTCGTCCTGGTCCCGTACCTGGAGGGCCTGAACCTCTGGCTCGACCAGTTCTTCGGCTGGACGTACATCTTCGAGAAGACCGAGGTCGGCGTCGCCCGCTCGCTCTTCACCGTCGGCATCCTGCTCGCGATCATGATCCTGCCGATCGTGACCAGCGTCAGCCGCGAGGTCTTCCTCCAGGTCCCGAAGATGAACGAGGAGGCCGCCCTCGCGCTCGGCGCCACCCGCTGGGAAGTCATCCGCCTCTCGGTGCTCCCCTTCGGCCGCTCCGGCGTGATCTCCGCCTCGATGCTGGGCCTTGGCCGTGCGCTCGGCGAGACGATGGCCGTCGCCACGGTCCTGTCGCCGAGCTTCATCATCTCCGGGCACCTGCTCAACCCCGGCGGCGGCACCTTCGCCCAGAACATCGCCGCGAAGTTCGACGAGGCCGACGAGTTCGGGCGCGACGCCCTGATCGCCTCGGGCCTCGTGCTCTTCGTCCTCACCCTGCTGGTCAACGGCGCGGCCCGGCTGATCATCGCCCGCCGCAAGGAATACTCGGGGGCCAACGCATGA
- a CDS encoding CHAD domain-containing protein, protein MRRHDHQTTQADLADLTAGAVLAPYLQEQAAEFLRSLRLHRENSAPTDAGTHGAEEAAGALRRSSRRIGGTLHTFRAALDATWAEQLRTELAWLSGTLAREHAYATRLHRLLEALHALSGTSLPTARNGSGSDSAADKERAALGVGAARAGALLDRQLTLARTRAHSAALQALGSSRFHAVADSVALLASEVPLAPAAAAPAEEMLHGPADRAEQQLLGAVAALPSGQAVEPYNEAQDAPWHRARLLLRLHRYAHEVVRGAPDPVLAAPGRALDLHRDASEAAAAAASAARTPRIAPATAYALGVLHADQRHEVEAARGVFRASWPYAAAVIAP, encoded by the coding sequence GTGCGACGCCATGACCACCAGACGACGCAAGCGGACCTCGCGGACCTTACGGCGGGCGCGGTACTCGCGCCCTACCTTCAGGAACAGGCCGCCGAATTCCTCCGCAGCCTGCGCCTGCACCGCGAGAACAGCGCCCCCACGGACGCCGGGACCCACGGAGCCGAGGAGGCCGCCGGCGCACTGCGCCGCTCCTCGCGCCGGATCGGCGGCACGCTGCACACCTTCCGGGCGGCGCTGGACGCCACCTGGGCCGAGCAGCTCCGTACCGAACTGGCCTGGCTGTCGGGCACCCTGGCCAGGGAACACGCCTACGCGACCCGGCTGCACCGGCTCCTCGAAGCCCTGCACGCCCTGTCCGGCACCTCACTGCCCACCGCCCGCAACGGGTCCGGCTCCGACAGCGCCGCCGACAAGGAGCGCGCCGCCCTCGGTGTCGGCGCGGCCCGCGCCGGAGCGCTCCTCGACCGGCAGCTGACCCTCGCCAGAACCCGCGCCCACTCCGCCGCCCTCCAGGCGCTCGGCTCCTCCCGCTTCCACGCGGTGGCCGACTCCGTCGCGCTGCTCGCCTCGGAGGTCCCGCTCGCCCCGGCGGCCGCGGCCCCGGCCGAGGAGATGCTGCACGGGCCCGCCGACCGGGCCGAACAGCAGCTGCTCGGCGCGGTGGCGGCGCTCCCCTCCGGCCAGGCGGTCGAGCCGTACAACGAGGCGCAGGACGCGCCCTGGCACCGGGCCCGGCTGCTGCTGCGGCTGCATCGGTACGCCCACGAGGTGGTGCGGGGCGCCCCCGATCCGGTCCTGGCCGCGCCGGGGCGCGCGCTCGATCTGCACCGGGACGCCTCGGAGGCGGCCGCGGCGGCGGCGTCGGCGGCCCGTACGCCCCGCATCGCGCCCGCGACCGCGTACGCCCTGGGGGTGCTCCACGCCGACCAGCGCCATGAGGTGGAGGCCGCCCGCGGCGTGTTCCGGGCGAGCTGGCCGTACGCCGCGGCCGTGATCGCGCCATGA
- a CDS encoding NUDIX hydrolase, with translation MSGAVGARGAGPTGSPGGQRSGIPGAGPTANRGAERTGNGPVLAAGCVLWRRSEQSGTLEICLVHRPRYDDWSHPKGKLKRGEPALDAARREVLEETGHHCAPGAALPTIRYLANGRPKEVAYWAAEATGGSFVPGTEVDRVSWLSPAAARTRLTQDRDRELLDALLATLPGR, from the coding sequence ATGAGCGGGGCGGTGGGCGCCCGCGGTGCCGGGCCCACCGGGAGCCCCGGTGGGCAGCGCAGCGGGATCCCCGGTGCCGGGCCCACCGCGAACCGCGGTGCCGAGCGCACCGGGAACGGGCCGGTGCTCGCCGCCGGGTGCGTGCTGTGGCGGCGGTCGGAGCAATCCGGCACGCTGGAGATCTGCCTGGTCCACCGCCCCCGTTACGACGACTGGTCGCACCCCAAGGGGAAGCTGAAGCGCGGCGAGCCCGCGCTGGACGCCGCCCGGCGCGAGGTCCTGGAGGAGACCGGCCACCACTGCGCCCCCGGCGCCGCGCTCCCCACGATCCGCTATCTCGCGAACGGCCGGCCCAAGGAGGTCGCCTACTGGGCGGCCGAGGCGACCGGCGGCTCCTTCGTGCCCGGCACCGAGGTCGACCGGGTGAGCTGGCTCTCCCCGGCGGCGGCCCGTACCCGCCTCACCCAGGACCGCGACCGGGAGCTGCTGGACGCCCTGCTCGCGACGCTGCCGGGACGCTGA
- a CDS encoding ABC transporter permease subunit, which produces MSAIALRGPNRVVLAQHRQALQLLGALPFLAVVALVGTWLWTDHVANAFAATGCSVRHTLPGCVDTVNEYLDRQNWMKDVLDWSGLLMMVLPAFVGIFVAGPVIAREMESGTYKLAWSQSVTPTRWLAAKLAVPAVATLASVSVLSAACAWAQTRENAIHHPSERYSREVYGSIGTVPVGYALCMLALGALAGLLLRRTVAAMVVTVIGYGALVVALNTVRNGLWPSLTHTFKPFSEYRFPDGAVDTGEGWVTSSGERLPADACLSWHNDLKQCLADKDITLRYLDYHPASHFWPLQLVETGILLALAALAVALAFRVLRRRHG; this is translated from the coding sequence ATGAGCGCGATCGCCCTGCGCGGCCCGAACCGCGTCGTCCTGGCTCAGCACCGGCAGGCCCTTCAGCTCCTGGGCGCGCTCCCCTTCCTGGCCGTCGTCGCGCTGGTCGGCACCTGGCTGTGGACCGACCATGTCGCGAACGCCTTCGCCGCGACGGGCTGCTCGGTCCGGCACACCCTGCCCGGCTGTGTCGACACGGTCAACGAATACCTCGACCGCCAGAACTGGATGAAGGATGTCCTCGACTGGTCCGGCCTGCTGATGATGGTCCTCCCCGCGTTCGTCGGCATCTTCGTGGCCGGCCCGGTGATCGCCCGCGAGATGGAGAGCGGCACATACAAGCTTGCGTGGTCCCAGTCCGTGACACCCACACGCTGGCTCGCCGCCAAACTCGCAGTACCCGCCGTCGCGACGCTGGCCTCCGTCTCCGTGCTGTCGGCCGCCTGCGCCTGGGCGCAGACACGGGAGAACGCGATACACCACCCGTCCGAGCGGTACTCCCGTGAGGTGTACGGCTCGATCGGGACCGTCCCCGTCGGCTACGCCCTGTGCATGCTGGCCCTCGGCGCACTCGCCGGGCTGCTGCTGCGGCGCACCGTCGCCGCGATGGTCGTGACCGTGATCGGATACGGCGCGCTGGTGGTGGCCCTGAACACCGTGCGCAACGGTCTGTGGCCCTCGCTGACGCACACGTTCAAGCCGTTCAGCGAATACCGGTTCCCCGACGGAGCCGTCGACACCGGAGAAGGCTGGGTGACCAGCAGCGGCGAACGGCTGCCCGCCGATGCATGCCTGAGCTGGCACAACGACCTCAAGCAGTGCCTGGCCGACAAGGACATCACCCTCCGCTACCTCGACTACCACCCCGCCTCGCACTTCTGGCCCCTCCAGCTCGTCGAGACCGGCATCCTGCTCGCCCTGGCCGCCCTGGCCGTCGCCCTCGCCTTCCGGGTGCTGCGCCGCCGGCACGGCTGA
- a CDS encoding RNA degradosome polyphosphate kinase, which yields MSQQPSSEVPVQATVQPSVGSLAAHRPHAVATAASNGAALSTAADLDPDIDADVDAYEPDVDGNELPQGRFLDRERSWLAFNERVLELAEDPATPLLERANFLAIFASNLDEFFMVRVAGLKRRIATGVATRSASGLQPREVLDLIWTRSRELMARHAACYQQDVAPALSDEGIQLIRWPELTEKEQARLFTFFRQRVFPVLTPLAVDPAHPFPYISGLSLNLAVVVRNPVSGHRHFARVKVPPLLTRFLEASPQRYVPIEDVIAAHLEELFPGMEVLAHHMFRVTRNEDLEVEEDDAENLLKALEKELMRRRFGPPVRLEVEESIDPYVLDLLVRELKVSDAEVYPLPGPLDLTGLFGIASLDRPELKFPKFIAGTHRDLSEVESASAPDVFAALRERDVLLHHPYDSFSTSVQAFLEQAAADPDVLAIKQTLYRTSGESPIVEALIDAAESGKQVLVLVEIKARFDEQANIKWARKLEESGCHVVYGLVGLKTHCKLSLVVRQEGDTLRRYSHVGTGNYHPKTARLYEDLGLLTADPQVGADLSDLFNRLSGYSRRETYRRLLVAPKSLRDGLITRINKEITHQRAGRTAYVRIKVNSMVDEAIIDACYRAAAAGVPVDIWVRGICAIRPGVAGLSENIRVRSILGRFLEHSRVFAFGNGGEPEVWFGSADMMHRNLDRRIEALVRVTDPAHRAALSRLLETGMADTTSSWHLGPDGNWTRHSTDVDGQPLRHVQEMLIDARRRRRATP from the coding sequence ATGAGCCAGCAGCCCAGCTCCGAGGTACCGGTCCAGGCCACCGTGCAGCCGTCGGTCGGCTCACTCGCCGCGCACCGGCCGCACGCCGTCGCCACCGCCGCCTCCAACGGCGCCGCGCTGTCCACCGCCGCCGATCTGGATCCCGACATCGACGCCGACGTCGACGCGTACGAACCCGATGTCGACGGCAACGAGCTGCCCCAGGGCCGTTTCCTGGACCGCGAGCGCAGTTGGCTCGCGTTCAACGAACGGGTGCTCGAACTGGCCGAGGACCCCGCGACCCCCCTCCTCGAACGGGCTAATTTCCTCGCCATCTTCGCCTCGAACCTGGACGAGTTCTTCATGGTCCGGGTGGCCGGGCTGAAGCGCCGTATCGCCACCGGCGTCGCCACCCGTTCCGCCTCCGGGCTCCAGCCCCGCGAGGTCCTGGACCTGATCTGGACCCGCTCGCGCGAGCTCATGGCCCGGCACGCCGCCTGCTACCAGCAGGACGTCGCCCCCGCCCTGTCCGACGAGGGCATCCAGCTGATCCGCTGGCCCGAGCTGACCGAGAAGGAGCAGGCCCGCCTGTTCACCTTCTTCCGGCAGCGCGTCTTCCCCGTGCTGACCCCGCTCGCCGTCGACCCGGCGCACCCCTTCCCGTACATCTCGGGGCTCTCGCTCAACCTCGCCGTCGTCGTACGCAACCCGGTCAGTGGTCACCGCCACTTCGCCCGGGTCAAGGTGCCACCGCTGCTGACCCGCTTCCTGGAGGCGTCGCCGCAGCGGTACGTGCCCATAGAGGACGTCATCGCGGCCCACCTCGAAGAGCTCTTCCCGGGCATGGAGGTCCTCGCCCACCACATGTTCCGGGTCACCAGGAACGAGGACCTGGAGGTCGAGGAGGACGACGCCGAGAACCTCCTCAAGGCCCTGGAGAAGGAGCTCATGCGGCGCAGGTTCGGCCCGCCGGTCCGGCTGGAGGTCGAGGAGTCCATCGACCCGTACGTGCTGGACCTGCTGGTGCGCGAGCTGAAGGTGTCCGACGCCGAGGTCTACCCGCTGCCCGGACCGCTCGATCTGACCGGGCTCTTCGGCATAGCCTCCCTGGACCGGCCCGAGCTGAAGTTCCCCAAGTTCATCGCCGGCACCCACCGCGACCTCTCCGAGGTCGAATCCGCGTCCGCGCCCGACGTCTTCGCCGCGCTGCGCGAACGCGACGTGCTCCTGCACCACCCGTACGACTCCTTCTCCACCTCCGTACAGGCGTTCCTGGAGCAGGCCGCCGCCGACCCCGACGTCCTCGCCATCAAGCAGACCCTGTACCGGACCTCGGGCGAATCCCCGATAGTGGAAGCCCTGATCGACGCCGCCGAGTCCGGCAAGCAGGTCCTGGTGCTCGTGGAGATCAAGGCCCGCTTCGACGAGCAGGCCAACATCAAGTGGGCGCGGAAGCTGGAGGAGTCCGGCTGCCACGTCGTCTACGGCCTCGTCGGACTGAAGACCCACTGCAAGCTGTCGCTCGTGGTCCGCCAGGAGGGCGACACGCTGCGCCGCTACTCGCACGTCGGGACCGGCAACTACCACCCCAAGACGGCACGGCTGTACGAGGACCTCGGCCTGCTGACGGCGGACCCGCAGGTCGGCGCGGACCTCTCCGACCTCTTCAACCGGCTCTCCGGCTACTCCCGCCGCGAGACCTACCGCCGTCTCCTGGTCGCCCCGAAATCCCTGCGGGACGGGCTGATCACCCGGATCAACAAGGAGATCACCCACCAGCGGGCCGGGCGGACCGCCTACGTCCGCATCAAGGTCAACTCGATGGTCGACGAGGCGATCATCGACGCCTGCTACCGGGCCGCGGCGGCCGGCGTACCGGTCGACATCTGGGTACGCGGCATCTGCGCGATCCGCCCCGGCGTCGCCGGTCTCTCCGAGAACATCCGGGTCCGCTCGATACTGGGCCGCTTCCTCGAACACTCCCGGGTCTTCGCCTTCGGCAACGGCGGCGAACCCGAAGTGTGGTTCGGCAGCGCCGACATGATGCACCGCAACCTCGACCGCCGGATCGAAGCACTGGTCCGGGTCACCGACCCCGCCCACCGCGCCGCGCTCAGCCGTCTCCTGGAGACCGGCATGGCCGACACCACCTCCTCCTGGCACCTGGGTCCCGACGGGAACTGGACCCGGCACTCCACGGACGTGGACGGCCAGCCGCTGCGGCACGTACAGGAAATGCTCATTGACGCCCGGAGGCGCCGGCGTGCGACGCCATGA